One Bos mutus isolate GX-2022 chromosome 21, NWIPB_WYAK_1.1, whole genome shotgun sequence genomic window, TGGTAGAGCTGCGACAAGTCAGGCTGGGTTTCTGCTTCTCGAAGGGGACAGACAGTGGGCTCAGCATGACTGTCTCAGTATTACTGTGGACTGCGCATTTGAGGGTGACTGAGAGGAGTCCCTCCGGCTGGGTGGTCATGGAGGACCTGATGGGGAGCCGTGAATAGCCACAGGGGAGGGTCACCCTGAGGGAGAGCCTCGCAGAGACCCTGCATGGGGGACTGTCGAGGAGGCCAGGATGGCAGGAGCAGGAATGAGGTCAGGGAGGAAGTGCATGCCTccgggggtcacaatgagtccGACTCGGCCATGGAGCAGAGGCCTGGTCTGACGGAGGCTGCAGAGAACCACCGGCGGCTGTGGAGGCAGGCCTGAGGGCAGGGCTCGGGGGCTGTAAcagaggcggggcggggggggcccAGGTGGGCGCTGCGGGCAGCTGGGGAGAAGCACCTCCTAGAGAGATGGGGGAGGAGGTAccagtgggggcgggggcggctccATGGCGTCTGGCTGGGCAGTCACCGCCCTGGTCACTGGGTACAGAGGCTTGGCAGGGAGTTGCCTGGGCCTGGATCACTCCAGCTCTGCACTCGTAAATGCCGGGCTCTGTTTGCAGTCACGGGGGAGGTGGTCAGTGTGTAGTGGACACAGAGTATCTCCATCAAGCTTGGCATCTGGAGCCATGAGGGCTGGGGAGGTCGTGGGGGTGACCAGGGACTAGGGGGGCCCCCCCCCCGGCACTGCAGGACAAGATAGCAAGCAGAGGGGTAGCCTGAGGCTGGAGGAAAACAGGGATGATGACGTGGGTGCACGTTGGTCACTGTGTCACGGTGCCATGCGCTCACGCAGGGTGAGGGCAGAGCTGCACCGTGTGGCGGCAgcagactgggggcaggaaggtGGACGGACCTGCATCCCTTGGGCCCGGCCACATGGGGCGAGGCCAGCCTCCGCTCTGCACAGaccctgcagggccctggggcagTCTGGCCCCTCTCAGGACCCCTGTTGGAGCCCCCAGTCGGGGCAGCAGGGTTTGCTCCAGagctggggtgggcagggctgccccctcccccagcaggaCCTGCACCAGATCAATAggcagctcccccacccccacctgggaCAGTCCCTGTGTCCCAGGACCCCACAGGGAGCTCTGGACTGGTGCCTGCTGATAACCCGGGCTGGGCTGGCCTCGTGGGCCCTGGTGGGTCTCCCCAGGGTGAGGGTGCACTCGTTTCCCACCTGACTCCTGCCCCACCCGGCCAGGCACCGGCAGCGGCTCCGTGTCCCATGCCATCATCCGCACCATCGCGCCCACGGGCCACCTGCACACGGTGGAGTTCCACCAGCAGCGGGCGGAGAGGGCGCGGGAGGAGTTCCAGGAGCACCGTGTGGGCCGCTGGGTGACCGTGCTGAACCAGGACGTGTGCCGTAGCGGCTTCGGCGTGAGCCATGTGGCGGACGCCGTCTTCCTGGACATCCCCTCGCCTTGGGAGGCTGTGGGGCATGCCTGGGATGCCCTCAAGGTCGAAGGTGAGCCGGGCTTCTGGGAATGAAAGGGTCAGGGTGGGTCAGAGTGGCCCAGAGAGGTTGGAGGGTGGTTGGAGAAGTCAGGACTGGGGAATGCGGGGCTCAGCTGGGCCCCTGCCCCTTGGCTTGGCCCACTCCCACCCCAAGGTGGGTGATATCTGAGGTCTCTGGGGAATGTCCTCGCAGCCCTGCCTGAGTGAGAGGCAGGGCATGCCAGAAGTCAGAGGTCAGCCCCTGACCCCAGCCAGTCCCTGCAgagtctcccctccccaccagccgCAAGCCGGGCGAATGCACCCCTTTTAGGGAAGATGTTGGGTGCAGAGGCGGGGAGGTCGGCTCTGAGCCAGGAGGCGCTGGCGAGGCCTTGGGTTTTTCCCTTTTCTGGAGAAGTTGCTGGCTCTGGCAGCCAGgcccccctgcctcctccctgctgAGCAGAGCAGCGGGAGGGGGAAGCCTGGAACCCCCGGGGATGGCCCGCCCCTCTGAACGCCGATGCTTGGCCAGTGGGTCCCAGTGGGTCCCCTGCCCGCTGGCCTTGGACTCCCGTGTCCCCGGTCTGTGCCAGGGTGGCCAGGGAGCACCAGCTCCCTTGTCCCCGCCCCTTCGGCTTGGCCCCCGACGCCCGCAGATCCCTCCTGCCCCGGGGACCCCAGCGGGCCCTGGCCTGGGAGCCCTGTGTGTTTTGTCCTGTCCCCTCCGCCCCACTGAGCCCCGCTCTCTGCATCTGCTTGTTCTGGCCCAGAGGCTCCAGACTCCCTCGTGGTCTGGCGGTTCTCCAGGGCTCTCCTGCCTGCGTGAGCCCGGCGCCGGCTCAGTTCAGCCCCCGGGGATCGGCCCTGTCCGGTGGGGCCGCCTCGACTGTGCACACAGGGGCTGGGCTCCCCGAGGTGACCCTGTGCCCTCCAGCTTGACCTCAACTCTGGCTCcgagcccaggcctccctggcggGCTGAGATGACCAGGCCTCGGGGACCTTTGAGGGCTGTCCCCGggcacctcccctccccaacctctcccctcccccagcctggctTCCCCGCCCCTGCCCTGCAGGGGGGATCTGGGAGGGGCCTGGGCCGGTGCCCGTCTGGGGGCGGTGGCAGGCAGGAAGGGGCTCCCGCCCCCGCCCGTCATCCCTGAGCCTAGGGCTGGCTCCGGAGGCGCCTCCAGTTGCAGAAGCCTCTAATTTTCTTTGACAGCAGCCCCCGCCCCAGGCCGCTCCTTGTGGCTGGAGCTGTTCTGGGCTCAGCGCTCCAGCAGCTGCCGTGCGGAGACTccaccctggccccagccctCGGCCGCCAGTGGGGGTCGGGGTGGCTGTGCCCGCTGGCGGCCCAGGGGGTGAGGTGGTGGACTTGGTGCAGGCGGCCCCTTCCTCGTGGGCCCTGCCAGCTCCTCCACTCTGAGGCCTCAGCTCCTCGTGGCCGGAGGGCTTGGCCGTCCTCGGAGCCCAGAGCCGGGGTCTGGGCGTCCACGCCTCGCACACCGGGGTGTCTCCCAACACCCACTCCTGAAGGGGCCAGGCTGCATTGCCTCTGCGCTGTGGTCCCGCCACAGAGCCCTGGGCAGAGGGACGCCGGCGGCGGGGGGCTGGGCTCTGGGGTGGCCGGGGGCGGGGCTTGGCGCCCGCCCTCTGACCCGGCCTCttgcttcccacccccacccccacgcagGTGGGCGCTTCTGCTCCTTCTCACCCTGCATTGAGCAGGTGCAGCGCACATGCCAGGCGCTGGCGGCCTGCGGCTTCTCGGAGCTGAGCACCCTGGAGGTGCTGCCGCAGGTCTACAATGTGCGCACCGTCAGCCTGCCCGTGCCCGACCTGGGGGCCCGCCCCGGCCCCGACGCCGCCCCCTTCCGCAGCGGCACGCCCATGAAGGAGACCGTGGGTCACACCGGCTACCTGACCTTCGCCACCAAGACTCCGGGCTAGGGAGCCGCGCCCGGGAGCCCCGGGGGCTGGGAGGCGAGCCTCGGCCTGAGACTGCCTTGTATGGTCAGCGGCCGCCTGCCAGGGCTGGTGTTTAGAAATGGACCTGCAGCGGGGAGGCTGGGGCGAGGGTGCCTCCCCGGACGGCTGGCGGGGTGACGGGTGGGGGGCTGCCGCCGTGTGCAGCGTCATGGCCCTGGCAGGGAGCGCTCCTGCCTGCGGCCCCCCGGGGTCAGTGTGCCCGTCCTGCCGGCTCGTGGCCTCGCAGTCTTCACTTCCACGGGCTCCTCCGGGTGGGCACATGGCCCCAAacagggagggtggaggaggaggccCGGGACGGTGGCCTTGGGCCCAGGACCCCCACCGCCCAGCTGCCAGCAGAGAGGTGGCTTCAGGCCCGACACCCCCACTGGGCGCTGCACCGGCCGTGTGCCCAGGTTCCCTCCTGGCAGGCCCCATCCGCCACCTGGCTTCTCCACCCAGGAAGCGCCTCCTCCGAGGCCCCGGCCCCGCCAAAGCCTCAGGTGCGGATCACGTGGCGGAGAGCAGAGCCGGGCGTGGGCCTGCCTCCTGGCGGCTGGCGGCGCTAGAGCTGGTCTGTGTGCCTGCCCGGAGGGGACCCGGGGTCCTGGACTGAGCTCCGCGCCGCGCCGCACCGCCTCGCCCGGCCTCCGGTTCCGTGTGGCCTCCCCCAGCACCCTGTTTCACAAAGGGCTGGGGTGCCTGCTCTGGTCTCAGGCCGCCCGCAGGAGCCTCAGTGACCCCTTGTTGGCACGAGAGCAGCTGGTCTGGGGCTGCTGCCCAACCACCCCCGGCGGAGAAATAAACGCTGTTGCCCCCACGCAATGACTGGTCCCCTGGTGCCTCGAGCCTGGTCCTCCGCTCCCTGCAGCACCACCCAGCTGGACCTCACCACATGGCCACCCGGCCCCTGCTTCTTCCTCTCCCAGGGCCACTGCCACGGGGCTGTGGACTCCAGGACAATGGCCTGGGACATGGTGGACAAAGGGGCCAGTGTGAAGCCACCCCCACCCGGCTGCAGAGAGGGCTGCTTGTtcctggagtgggggtgggagaggggagagagctccagctgtgtgtgtgtgtgtgtgtgtgtgtgtgatttccgTCCATGTCTGGCTTGCGGGGGTGTGTGCATCCGTCCATGCATGTCCGGCTGGGCCCAACCTTCCAGGCCTGCTGTTCTGGCCCCAGCCCACCTCCCAGGTTTTGGGGGTCCTTGGGGTTGTGCCAAATGAGGTGAACCTCCAAGAGGACCAGTCTCCTGTTTCATCACAGGGCAGGGTGGCGGGGGGTGGACACCCTGTCTCCTAGgaagacctgtgtcccctgtgagACCCTAGGGTCCCCTGAACCCCTTGCTCTGCTCCAGGGGTCATGTCTGCCTTCAAGGACCTGTGCTGACCTCTGACGACAAGTCTAATGTGGGGACAGGAAGGGCCTGGGCTCTCCTTGGCCTTTGGGAAAGGCCCATGGGGTGTACGTGTAGGGGGCAGGCCCTGTGCTGCCTGGGGGGAGGTTCTGGGGCCTGCACCAGGGTCCCCGTGAGCCGGAAGGGAGGCCAGCCCAGGACGGATGACGGGCGTAGGGCCACCAGGTTCGGGGTCAGGATTCCTGGCCTCCTGTCCACGTATGTGGTTATACTTGGCACAGAGCTGCTCTTTTACGTATGGATGGTCCTCCAGCCCCTCGACTGGGCCCACACACGAGCCCCCAGAGCTCCACCAGACCTCGATCCCATCCCAGGGGCTTTAGCCTGGAGCCCCACCTGGCCCTGAGCCAGCAGTGAGCTCCCGCGCACCCTTCAAAGCCCCTCAAGCGTCCTGGTGCctctcacccctgcccccaggtAGTCTCCCACTCAACGCTTCGCTGCGCCCCGGCACCCCAGCTAGCGATCCCCTGCAGACAGATGGCCAGAAGCCAGGTGGTTCCCTTAAATCCTTCAAATGGGGAGTGTGCCACCCAGGGCCCCTGGTGAGCGAGTGACCGATGAGCAGGTCACTTGGTCACCCCCTCGAGGCAGCAGCCTGGGGCTGGTCACCGGACAAGGATTCACCGGGAAAGTCCCGTCCAGCCCCAGACACGCACCCCTGGCCTTCAGTTTTTCCTCGGGAAGTCCTGCACCCACGTGGCCCCGGCCCGAAGGGTGTGACGCATCCCCCCGCTCCTGGGCCCAAGCCCCCGAGACAGCTGGCCTGGCTGTGAGACTCACCTGCCCGAGGGCCCCAGGTTGGGATCAGAGCCCACTTCTGTGGGGGCTGCCTCCAGCCAGCTCCCCTGGAagaccccaggccctgcccttcAGCCCCAGGGTGGGCTGCCCCTGGTCCCCCGAGCCCCCCTCACTCCATCGCCTATCAGAGGGGCTCATGCTCTATGCCCAACCTGGGGCGGTGCGGGTAGGGACCCTGGAGGCAGTACTGGCCTCGCAGGGTGTggtcagggtgggggtgggcttcccatccctgccccgctccccatccccttctctctgcctccGTGGCCTCTGTTCTCCCAGGAATGTATGGCTTTCGGGCGTCTAGCCTGTGTGGGAGACAGGTGGGCTGTTTGGGATCCTGGCCCGGGATTGGAGCTGGGGATGGTGCGGCTCCTACCCCATTCCAGCCCAATGCGTGGGGGGAGAAACAGGCCTGTGTTGCAGAGGTGAGACTGAGATCCGGCCCATCCCATCCACCCGGGACCTCCCACATCTGACGCACTGCCCCACTATGTGGTTGTTGGGTGTGACCACAGAAGCCAAAGAAGAGAGATGGCTGTTGTAATCCTAGAAGGCTCCTTGGAAGAGGTGACAGTCCTGCATGTGGAAGAGCAGATGGGACTTAGAGGCAGGTGAACAGGTGGCCTCCCCAGGCAGGACATCTTCCCATGACCCGGGAGAGTGAGTGGAAAGCGCCAGGAACAGCTGCTTTGGAGCAAAGTTGGATCAGAAGGCAGCCTCTGGCTGGAAACTGCCAGCCACGTTTGCAAGGCTTCTGAGCCCACGCAGATTGCAGGACCAGTGCTCTGCTCTGCCCAGGGGCTGCCGGGCTCCCGTGCCagccagggtggtggtggtgggggtgccCCTTCCTTCCAGCGGCGCCTCAGGTGAGAGGGTCTCGGGTCGGGGGGTTGGCCCTGCCAGAGGTCTTGGCTCCCAGTGCCCCCAAGAGGGAGCAAGCAAGACCACGGCAACTTTCATCAGCCTCGGACGCCCTCACCCAGCAAACAGGCTGAGCAC contains:
- the TRMT61A gene encoding tRNA (adenine(58)-N(1))-methyltransferase catalytic subunit TRMT61A isoform X1, with the translated sequence MLLFIACCTAPASAWGPVHLHRPVTRLPRSPPRGKVPGTCGTSSTMSFVAYEELIKEGDTAILSLGHGAMVAVRVQRGAQTQTRHGVLRHSVDLIGRPFGSKVTCGRGGWVYVLHPTPELWTLNLPHRTQILYSTDIALLTMMLELRPGSVVCESGTGSGSVSHAIIRTIAPTGHLHTVEFHQQRAERAREEFQEHRVGRWVTVLNQDVCRSGFGVSHVADAVFLDIPSPWEAVGHAWDALKVEGGRFCSFSPCIEQVQRTCQALAACGFSELSTLEVLPQVYNVRTVSLPVPDLGARPGPDAAPFRSGTPMKETVGHTGYLTFATKTPG
- the TRMT61A gene encoding tRNA (adenine(58)-N(1))-methyltransferase catalytic subunit TRMT61A isoform X2 encodes the protein MSFVAYEELIKEGDTAILSLGHGAMVAVRVQRGAQTQTRHGVLRHSVDLIGRPFGSKVTCGRGGWVYVLHPTPELWTLNLPHRTQILYSTDIALLTMMLELRPGSVVCESGTGSGSVSHAIIRTIAPTGHLHTVEFHQQRAERAREEFQEHRVGRWVTVLNQDVCRSGFGVSHVADAVFLDIPSPWEAVGHAWDALKVEGGRFCSFSPCIEQVQRTCQALAACGFSELSTLEVLPQVYNVRTVSLPVPDLGARPGPDAAPFRSGTPMKETVGHTGYLTFATKTPG